The Pangasianodon hypophthalmus isolate fPanHyp1 chromosome 13, fPanHyp1.pri, whole genome shotgun sequence genome includes a window with the following:
- the nptx1l gene encoding neuronal pentraxin 1 like, giving the protein MRRAPQIGLHTVNSSMVLKSAGTLENATHTHTMEARASGTHWKLFALYCLLANAFGQDFGPTQFICTSVPKDVDICTATLQNSVPGEELRATVMQLRETVLQQKETIVNQKETIRELTAKLARCESQSAPEAGGGGGGGGRRKESGSKNTMGDVSRGPSETLAQLSQTLQNLKQRLENLEQFSRSNGSAPANSLKDLLQSKIDDLERQVLARVNAVEEEGRPAARNESAQRGQVEATLTSLHQRLSDLEKGQKEARPLDKFQLTFPLRTNYMYAKVKKSLPEMYAFTVCMWIKSNASPGVGTPFSYAVPGQANELVLIEWGNNPMEILVNDKVAKLPFLINDGKWHHICVTWTTRDGVWDAFQDGVLRGSGENLAPYHPIKPQGMLILGQEQDTLGGGFDATQAFVGDMANFNIWDRKLTVGEIYNLATCSSKAQVGNVFSWLETSIEIYGGVSKWTFEACRQLN; this is encoded by the exons ATGCGGCGCGCGCCCCAAATCGGATTACACACAGTGAACAGCTCCATGGTGCTGAAATCAGCCGGCACCCTAGAAAAcgccacacacacccataccaTGGAGGCCAGAGCTAGTGGAACCCACTGGAAACTTTTCGCACTTTATTGCTTGTTGGCTAATGCCTTTGGGCAAGATTTCGGTCCGACGCAGTTTATCTGTACATCCGTGCCCAAAGACGTGGACATTTGCACGGCCACGCTGCAGAACAGTGTGCCCGGTGAGGAGCTTAGAGCCACGGTCATGCAGCTCAGGGAGACGGTGCTCCAGCAGAAAGAAACCATCGTGAACCAGAAGGAGACCATCAGAGAGCTCACGGCTAAGCTGGCGCGCTGCGAGAGCCAGAGCGCTCCCGaggctggaggaggaggaggaggaggagggaggcgCAAGGAGTCGGGCTCCAAAAACACCATGGGGGATGTGTCGAGGGGTCCTAGTGAGACACTCGCCCAACTCTCGCAGACTTTGCAGAATCTAAAGCAAAGATTAGAAAACCTGGAG CAATTCAGCCGAAGTAACGGCTCAGCTCCGGCAAACAGcctaaaggatctgctgcagAGCAAAATCGACGACTTGGAGCGCCAGGTGCTGGCCCGCGTTAACGCCGTGGAGGAGGAGGGCAGACCGGCCGCGCGCAACGAGAGCGCGCAGCGCGGCCAAGTCGAGGCTACACTTACATCTCTGCACCAGCGCCTCAGCGACCTGGAGAAAG GTCAAAAGGAAGCCAGACCACTGGACAAATTCCAGTTGACGTTCCCCCTGAGGACCAATTACATGTACgctaaagtgaaaaaaagcCTCCCAGAGATGTACGCCTTCACCGTGTGTATGTGGATTAAGTCTAATGCATCACCAGGAGTGGGAACGCCATTCTCATACGCTGTCCCTGGCCAGGCCAATGAGTTAGTTCTTATTGAGTGGGGAAACAACCCAATGGAGATTCTTGTTAATGACAAG GTTGCAAAGCTGCCTTTTCTCATTAATGATGGAAAATGGCATCACATCTGTGTTACGTGGACGACGCGTGATGGAGTGTGGGATGCCTTCCAAGATGGCGTGTTGAGAGGAAGCGGGGAGAATCTGGCACCATATCATCCAATTAAACCACAAGGCATGCTCATATTAGGACAAGAACAG gacaCTCTTGGTGGAGGATTTGATGCTACTCAGGCATTTGTGGGTGACATGGCCAATTTTAACATCTGGGACCGAAAACTAACTGTAGGAGAGATTTATAATTTGGCAACATGCAGCAGCAAAGCACAAGTGGGTAATGTCTTCTCCTGGCTGGAGACCAGCATTGAGATCTATGGTGGAGTATCCAAATGGACCTTCGAAGCTTGCCGCCAACTGAACTGA